CTACCCTGTTAGGGcagataaataattaaaaagaagaCCCTTGACGTTCATCGACTAAAaaagagttgcagtattgtaactaggtttcgagCTTGAGGGCCAGCCAGCGCCAGCGcagagaatttattttttacggGTTACAgactgagcatcggaaagctcaGACAGAGACATATGATGTGGTAATCTATTCagacagtaggagagttccagcttacaaAGTTCAAGGTAATTTACGAAGTACAGTCTAAACAATGGAGGTCATACCTTTATGGTAGTTCAATGCTATATATTATAGCATGTAGGCGCTTAGCATCCAGGAGTCAAGACAATCATATTCAATTAAACGAATATAGATTGCAACTCTATGCGATAAGactaaaatatttacacaataataTCTTTTATGGAACATAAATCATTAACTTCCATAAATTTAGGACAACTATTATTTCATatatggtaaaacacattttgtaaatagcATTCGAAGCTCAGGTCGGCATAATAATGCCCCGTGAGACTGGTAGAAGCGTCATgtctgtataaatttaatagcAGCTATACAATACTTGCACAATGACATCTGAaagatttcattttataattgGCAAAACACATTATCTAAACAGCATTCAATGGCCAGGTCGGCGTAATTATGCTCTGTATGACTAGTGAAAGCGTAATGTAACTATGTATAAATTTAAGGTAGTAGAGGCGTAATCGAGTACCTCctctttgaagagtattcaattcctacaataaacccaCTTTAACTGCAAATTTCATGGaggtggggctggggggggggggggggggggtatgggaggcgtaggttcaagccctactggaaCCAATGTTTCttcctttttttccattttttctagcaaggttttacttctttcaagacttatgattgatattttgtacaaaaatggaaataaaaagataagcgatttcttgctgttcagagtGAATAAACATGCGGTAAAAGCTCTCTactttgctttcactctttaaaTTACATATCGTGAAAGACATTTaagtaggttttacgtctgtTCCAAGGttattttaaaatgaagtaagcaaaatacaaaatagaaacaCAGGATTAGACCTTATTTCTTTATGTTGATgttagaattctgtatcattaattCTGTTTATTTGAGGAACcctagataaaatgatattcacatttttattttgtgttttataattgtttaccaatagtttgatgattcttttcgtaaaattaatggtaaaaggAGTTTTCAGCAAACATTTTgtatagtggccatcactttgaaatttgtctctacttgagctagaggagataccataagttatacaaaacttagaaaaaacggcacggtaatagttgttaaaaattgcaaaaacagtgcgaaacacggttatctttaagaatataccaaccaaatgccatttgtaaacattgctattacgcCTCTAGCACCTTAATACCAGTGATACAAACATGCACAGTAACATATTTTCtagaatataaatcattatctttcataaagtaataagaaatattattttatatgcgCAAAACACATTATATAGATCACACTCAGAGCTAAGTAATGACCATCTGCTCTTAAATGGGTAaggtatataaatattttataccaaAGGCTAAAATTCTCGCTGAGTGACACGTTTTATTACGGAATTCCCTAAACGACAGCCTACTGCCAGCTGTCAACTGCTACCTGTTAACCACTTACTGCCAACTGCTAGCTGCTCACTGCTAGCTGTTAACTAGCTGTCGACTGGCTACTGCCAGATGGCAACTGCTACTTGCCTACTGCCAGCTGCTAGCTGCCAACTGCCAATACTATATAATGTCCCATagtggtttctatcgtgttcataagccAAAAGAAGCAAAcattggccctttaaggggccataactctgaaaaccaTCATGTAATCTggctagtttttgaaaaaaacaacgaAATATTATGCCAgtaaaagttgtgtgcaactttaattaaaatcaattgcaaaatgaggacattatcgtgttcacaagacaGTAATAGCACATTTTGTtcctttgaggggccataactcttgaacccacggacggacgacggacggacggacgacagacgaagggcgatcacaaaagctcgccgTGTCACTACGTGataggtgagctaataaaatatcaaatgaataAAAGATTAAACATTATGTTAAGAACAAATCTATGATGGTATAGTAATTAAAGACTTCATTTAACgaggctacacatttggtttcGCAGTCTTCCATGTTATACATTTAAAAACCAGAGCATTACACAAAAGTACTGTATAAACTGGATAAAAAATGTAGTATTGTTAACacatttaaagattttcctacatAAACAATTAATTGCAAGTTAAGAATTAAGGGGACgcagactttgaaattagaaaaaaagtggatggagtatgataaaatttatctgCAGAAAAGTAAagagttttggtacatgaaatggatactgttgtCTTGACACGGATAGTTTATATTCTCCTTTCTTTGTATGGATATTTTTCCGCATTAATTTCAGGGTTTTGTATAATCTTTGCTCCAAATCACGATTTATTCTTGATTTTTTGTTCCCGCCTAAATTATGATTACATAAGATATCTTTTAACTAAATTGTAACTCCTTTTGTTTTCATGTTGGCGCCAAAACTAATTCACGTAATTTTCCTGTATATAAGTAGATAATTTGGTTGTTCAAGGCTTGCTATTGTATGAAAACTTAAAGCTTGTGACTAAAGGAATTATTTGTGGAATTATTTGTGAAATGAAAAGCAATGTGGATATTTAAAAGTCGTGAAAATGCTTTGGTTATTAAAAATTGGATTTAAACTGAATGTGTTTTCACTAAAATTATTCCAGAGTGGTTAAAATTGCCACATTGTTTGGTCTCGCGCGCCGGATAACATCATTAAAACATACGGACTATAAAAGGATTATTCTAAACAAGGAGAACTCATAGATATGAAAACAACTTGATCTAGATAAGAAGAGAACATAGCATCTGTGATTGTCCACTTTTGTGATTATCATGGCAAATCTTACCTATTTAAAAGGAGTTAGAACCCGATACAGGAACAGTCTATAGAATTCCCTCGAAGAAGCAAAAGAACTGTCGTATGCTGAACTAGGTGAAATCGATATAGAACAGCAAATCGCAAAAGTTGTGAAATGCATTGAGAAAATTAAGTATAAAGATACATTAGAGTGTCAAAGTGAAAAGTTAGCAGCTGCATTGGAAAaagcagaccatgatcaaacgGAGAAAACAGTGAGTGATGATTTTGCACTGTGTTCTGATGCTATGGAATTCTATTTAGATCTAAAGGAGTACAAGGACAAACTGGAATCTGCGAAACAAAAGCAGGACGTGAAACAAACTTAAACCAGCGAAGTGCTAATAAGCTAATAAAATTACAACAAGATATGCAGAATCTTATTGCAACACAAATGAAACAACAACATCAAGAGTTTGTTTACAAGCAAGACaggaaataagaaaagaaaagttCAGTGGAAATTTCGAAGCTGGAAATGACATCATTCGGAGGTGGCAAAACTAAGTGGCTTGATTTCTAGGATTCTTTTCAAGTTCTGTTCATAACAACAGTCACATTTCAAACGTGGAGAAATCCAATTATCTTAAATCAAAATTGTTTGTTGAGGCTAGAAGAGCAGTAGCAGTAATAGCATTATCTAGTGAAAACTATACGATGGCTGTtgacattttgaaaaacagaCTTGGTAATACCCAAGAAATTGTTGACCTTTATTACAACCTGCTAATCAATATATTTCCAGCAACCAACAAAGTGGGGAGTTTGAGATTATTCTTAGACAACATTAAGAAACATCTGAGAAGTCTAGAAGTCATGAATCAAAACATAGATCAAGATGTATTCGTCTCCATGATTAGCTACCAAAGGAAgtactattgcaattagagattcAAAATGGAGCAGGTAAGAAATGGTCCGAAAGAACACTGGCCCATAGATTGCTTGATTATGTCATAGCTCGTGGACGTGCAGTAAAAAGGAATAGAAACCAAAACCATCGGACAACGGATCAAGCAACAAGTAATGCATTTACAAAGCCAaatacattaaagaaacaagTTCCATCTGGAAGTGATGGTAATTCCCAATATTGCAATTCCTCTGCGCAGGCTCTTATGTCAACCAATGGGAAGCACAATCCAACAAAGGAAAGGCAAGAAACATACTCTACAAAGTGTCGCTACTGCCAGAAAGAGCATTGGAGTGACGAATGTCAAACTTATAAAACTCCAGAAGAAAGAAAGAAGCAATAACGCGAGGCGTGTTTCAAATGTGTAATTGTTGGGCACAATTCAAAAGATTGTAGGGCAAACAAAAGATGTGTATACTGCGGTGCAATTAATTCCCATCACAGAAACCTTTGTCCTGACAAATTTGGATTAAAGTCGAGTGTTCAACTTGCTGACGAGATGACCGAATCGCCGCAGAGAGAAGATACTGACGAACTTAGTGAAGCACATGCACTAATTTCTTCAAACGAAATGGTACTTATGCGAACAGCATAAACGGAGGAAGTAAATCCAGACAGCTCAGCAGCAATGACTACAAGGTTATTGGTGGATTCCGGATCTCAAAGAAGGTATATAACTGAAAAGCTAGCTGCGAAATTGGAATTAAAATGTCATGATGATCAAAAGTTAAGACTAGTTACCTTTGGCATTGAGAATTCAAAAGTTATTAAAACGAAAACTACAAATTTGAATCTGAAACTGAATAACGGTATCTAAATGACTATTAGTGCTAACATAGTACCTACTATCAGTGGAAAGATACAGAGAAGTTCTATACCACAATCGCTGTCACACCAGTTGAATGATTTGATGCACAGTGTAGAACTGGCAGAGACAATTCCGTTAGAGCGTGAATCTTCTACCATAGAAATGTTAATTGGCAATGACTATTATCTAGATATTGTTCTTCCCAACAGACTAGAGCTTCAACCAGGCTTATACTTGGTTGCTTCCAAACTTGGATGATTGCTCACTGGACGTGCAAATAGCACGACACAACCAAATTCAGAAGTGAATGTGCTAATTATGACATACGGCAACGATGTAACAAGATACAGTGTATTTTCAAGTCTGGATTCATCGATGCAAACACAGCCCAACTTTCAGGACTTTTGAAACCTAGAGTCAATCGGAATAACCGGTAATCTTCATTGAAGCAATGACGAAATCGCATTTCAAAAGTTTAAGAAACAGTTACGTTTGAAGACGGGCGCTACCAAGTAACCTGGCCCTGGCGCGAAGAAGAGATCAATCTACCTGTGAATAAGCAGCTTGCCATGGGACGATTAAAATCCGCCGTTTCACGCTTACGTAGCAAACCGGAGTTGATAGAAAAGTATAACTTTGCCATTGAGGATCAGCTTATCAAAGGCATCATTGAAAAGGTAGATCATAAACATCAAGATGGACCGTTGCATTACCTCCCTCATCGACCAGTCATTACTCTACAGAAAAACACCACAACACTTCGAGTAGTGTATGATGCGCTGGCGAAAACTAAAAAACAGATTGTGAGCTCTATCGAGGACCTGTGATTTTACAAGATCTTTGTGGGATGCTGATGCGATTTCGGCTATATCAAGTTGCTTTAGTAGCTGATATTGAAAAGGAATTCTTGCAGACAAACAGACCAGAGAGATGTCACACGATTTTTATGGCTTAAAGACTACACTAAACCAGTGGTTAATGCTTTAAATATACAATAGTACAAATTCTGCCATGTGCCTTTCGGGATCATTTCCAGCCCATTCCTACTCGGAGCAACAATCCAACATCATCTAGATACGTACAAGAACAAAATTGCCAAAAGTATTAAAGACAATATCTATGTGGACAACCTAATTACGGGCACAAATAGTGACTACGTACGACAGCATCAGGTTCTACAATGAGGCTAAGAAAATGTTAAGAAGTGCATCTATGAATTTACGAGAGTGGGCTTCAAATAGTGAGATTTTCAACGCATATCTACCCAAGGAAGACAAAGCTGATACTGAATCTTTGATAGTTCTTGGTCTTAGTTGGAACCCGAACAATGACACAATTTCATTGAAACTAGCTAAAACAGTGATGAAATAATAACTAAACGAAACATACTGAAGAGAGTTGCCGAACATTTTGATTCACTTGGCCTATTTTCTCCCGTCCTGATTAAGGGCAAGATTCTGATGCAGAAGCTCTGGAGCAATCAGACTGCCTGCGATGATGTCATACCTCAAGAATTTGAAAATGAGTGGACTGAAACCAAGAAAAATTTGGAAAAGGTTTCCAGCATAAAGATCCCTAAAGAAGAGAATAGCGGAAGTGACAAAGGAAGCTacaattttatgtgtttttgtgacgCCTAAGAAAAGTCATATGCAGCCCCAACTTATCTACGTCATGCGTACAACACGCCTGTAGTAGAGTTGATTTACGCCAAGTCACGATTAGCTtctcaaaaaaaaacacaccacaATACCTAGACTGAAACTGTTAGGCGTTTTTTTTATCGGTGTCAGgtgtatgaaatagaaaaagtggaaactccacaggccgctcaacaaaaacgaaaatgttgcagactcggtttgattgagtctgttcatggacggtagaggaaatgcatgctaccgtccacgccctctagccccgggttgagcagaactcaacatttacacatgctaaaagtacaaaaagcaatttagagacatccgcagatgtattcaaacgccggtgaacatggaaccttcaatgatacacgtgttgaggcgtgtaattccatgaagagcggcgtttggtccctagataaaataaagggtttgccccaaacgagaaaacaatgggcagaactaaacaaactggaagtTTGTTCAACGTCAGTTGGTGCTCGACATAtcacagaaatacattttcacagACTCAAAGTGTATCCTGAACTGGATAAATTATGTGAAGGACTAACCTGCGTTTGTGAAAAAAAACAGTATCAGTGAAATTAATGAAAGTGGTGATTTCCATTTTGCGTATGTTAAATCAGAAGAAAATCCAGCCGACGTTGCGACACGTGGTACCTGTGCAGACAACTTAAAGACTCTTGGACTATGGTGGCATGGACCTAACTtgcttaacaaaacaaaacaataggaAGTTGATTGGAATCTAAGGAAAACAGAAAGTGTTGTGTACACATCAAATATTGGAGAGTCTTGTTATGAAAGTCGTCAAGTCGGGAGCAATGTCAATGTGAAAGAATTACCCATTGCTCCTTTTAAGATTGACCCCACATCATAAACTTCGATTACAAAACTGAACAGAGTTACTGCATTTGCAAAACGTTTCATCGCGAATATGGAGAACAGAGAACGGGGTAAAAATGGCCCTCTCACAACCGAAGAACTTGCAGAAGCAGAAAACAGttgaattaaatacatacaacaaaaacaatttggtGATGTGATATATTCAATAGAACAGAGAAAAAAGAACACATTGCAACGTCaattaaatttgtatattgaCGACACTGGACTCTTACGATGCAGAGGTCGTTTACATAATGCCGAATTAAGCGAAGGTTCCAGATTTCCAATTTTGTTGACAAAATATGACCGACTCATCATTTTGTTACTAGAGAAGCATCACAAAAAATTACTCCATTGCGGGATTCCTCAAACACTCGGCAGTATACGGTGCAGATTTTCGATACCACAGGGACGTGCGACGGTTAAACCTACTCTTCGCAATTGCAGAATTTGTAGATGTCACAAGGATGGTCTTTACAAGTCACCTGCGATGCCACCGATCCCAAAATCACGTATGACAGAATCCCCTCCATTTATGTACACTGAACTAGATTATTTTGGTCCACTGTATTACAGATCGTTAGATGGAAAATCAAAAGTATGGGTGTGTTTATTTACCTGTATGGTCACTCGGGCAGTTCACATTGAACTTATACAAAACAAGTTATCAGACGAATTTCTActggtttttaaaatatttgtttctcaaAGGGGGGTGCCTActgaaataatttcagacaaCGCTTTGCAATTCTGGGAACTTTGATTTACTTTGGTCAAAGACTGTTAAAAGCGAAATTATTCATTGGAGCAAAAAAATCACCTGGAATTTCATAGCAGAGTTAGCACCATGGATGGGTGGTTTTTATAAGAGATTAGTGGGAGTTGTGAAACGATCTTTACGTAAAGCACTAGGTCGTAATCTATTTACCCTGATTCAGTTACGAACTGTTTTAAAGGAAGTTGCGTTAGTGGTAAATATGCGTCCATTAGTGTATGTCGGCGACGACATTACCTCCATTGTAACCTTGACCCCAAACCACTTCTTAACTCTGAACCCAAGAATGAACATTCCGGAAATACTCGAAGACGGTGCAGACAGTGAATATAACCAGTGCGAAAAGTGGAGAAATTGATTAAACTTTGGTTGAAGTGTCAAAAATTACTGAAATCATTTTGACGCATATGGCAATCGGAATATCTTCTCAGTCTACGTGAACGGACTCAAATGAGGATAAAATCTGAGAAAATTCAAAGTGATTCAGTGCCAAATATTGGCGACATTGTGATCATTAAGGACGAACTTCCTAGATGTTGTTGGAGAATGGCACGAATTGTAGATATTCAAAGGATCAAAGACAACAAAGTGCGCTCTGCCGAAGTTCAGCTTGCAACAGGCCGTGTGCTAAGACGTCCTTTGAGCTTACTATTTCCTCTTGAAATAATGGAAAATGACAGTACGACGCCAAATAATTTAAGTAACAGTGATACTGACATTCTTAATAAAATGCCTGTCGCGGGAGGCTGCCATAAAGGCAAGACAAACGATACAGAACCAATGCGAGTGTTTGGAGCAATGCAGTAATATAATTCATTACAATTAATCCCAGTAGGAGCAACAGTGGTCTAGGTTCTGACGGAGCATCGAGCGATAGCAGCCAAAGTATTACAATAGTTATTATTGAAATTAGCAGCGACGAAGATGAAAATGGAATCGAAAGACATACGCTAGAAACGAGAGTTGAAGTCTTCTCGAAAACAGGACTTAAATATACCACATATCGTGATGGGCAACCGATATTCAGCACTGTTAGATATGAAGATAATTATTGGACTTACGTTATGAAACAATGAGAACTGTACTGTGAAGAAACACATCTATGCAGAACTTTAATCATACATTGTTTACAAAGTTATTGTGATTTAAAGACTGTTTAGGTATGCTGTAATCATCTCTATGCAAATTCATAAGTCTCTGTTTACCGCTGCTGTCGGGAGTGTCGGGAAAGACACGAATATTTTATATTCTCCTTTCTTTGTATGGATATTTTCCCGCCTTAATTTCAGGGTTTGGTATAATCTTTGCTCCAAAGCACGATTTATTCTTGATTTTTGTTCTCGCCTAAATGATTACATAAAATGTCTTTTAACTAAATTGTAACTCCTTATTTCATGTTTCTTCATGTTGGCGCCAAAACTAATGTCACGTGATTTTCTTGTATATAAGTAAGATAATTTGGTTGTTCAAGGCTCGATATGAAAACTTAAAGCTTGTGACTAAAGGAACTATTTGTGGAATTATTTGTGAAATAAATAGCAATGTGGATATTTAAAAGTGGTGAAAAttctttggtttttaaaaattggaTTTAAACTGATATTGTGATTGTGTTTTCACTAAAATTATTCTAGTGTGGTTAAAATCGCCAcaactgtttcaactgttattagtACACAAAGTATTACTCactaaaatcaaaatgaaaaaaaaaaaactcaaaaaagaaagttattgttgaattacatacgacttattgtgtacatACAAAGTGAACAATTAATATTTTTGGTGCGGAAATAATAGCGCTTTACCTTGtccaaatatttatcaatatcctacagattctaatttaaagaaaaaaattaaattcagttCATcgtctttatttttgttttgcacTGTAAGCTAaaactacggtgcccctaaagtgacatgttacacactttttttccacttaggtaatgtgagacttttttatttcgttttaacgaaatgacTATTTCGTTTATtataaacgaaatcatttcgttttaacgaaataactatttcgtttaaacgaaatcatttcttttaaacgaaatcatttcgttttaacgaaatatctaattcgtttaaacgaaatcatttcgttttaacgaaataactatttcgtctAAACGAAATCAATATttcgaaatgatttcgtttaatcgaaatagttatttcgttcaaacgaaataatttcgtttaaacttatttcgttaaaacgaaatgatttcgtttaaacgaaatagttatttcgttttaacgaaatgatttcttttaaacgaaatgatttctcacattacctaagtggaaaaaagtgtgtaacatgtcactttaggggcaccgtataaaacaaagtatttagtttgtttacaaagtagtgcatatgaaaagatatggtggtcaaggaaggccatattttaaaagtaaaagagtatattccccttaatacattaaacattgttacagaagtcgagttgTTTGCAATAAGGTCCTAGAAATGGgtccattattaattttaaacttgatATTCATGAACTACGAtgcatacaaatatcaaaacacattcaacaaacttctTAAAATCTATTGTGTTAAAAATCcttaaaataaggtatgaaatttggttgagaggtcagtcaatgtgtatatgtgcaaaagtaacctACTAATCTCATTCACAAAACTTaataatacacagcaggaatgacaatgataaaaaacaaagacaaatatcaaacagagaatgccacacatcaaaaaacgcagcctcctcaaaacgaaacccacagcacgcaaacgcgtgcacacacacacacacacactcacacacacacacacacacacactaggacaaaacgaacaatcaaaggaacacagtggggcaccgccttggaacggtcagtggcacaaataccactggggagcttaaaccggtttatgatgcgcacccaacctcacccttacccccaccatgtttcaaagacacgggacagtgtaaataaaagtaatcccctccaggtgaatctctttaCATAcataatagaaacaaaaaggcatgttaaaacacaaaaatgctcgtgtataaatatataaaaagcaaaccttaagaacaaaaaatgtatgtactcaatgccttttcagaagacagagcaacaagagaaacacccttaagggccagaagacaaatatcaaaacagttcagtgcTGGTAggaggatttataaactgcttatcatagagtccttcccctcttccgtcagacacaatcaaaagggaagcatagtgtccaactgtaaacgggttgaacactaaacatgcggtatgtctcaaaacagttgggtcgtaacctcttttaataaaacgtttaataattttaccaaatacattttggaaaattaccatgacccaatatcaacgcagtttgtaataacggtagcctttctgaagaagtttacttgtaatatattgattacgttcattgaaatgcttgacatgactacacgctctggcaaaccgaattaactgagaaatatataccccataagatgtagcctgaggtacatccctaTCCAAAAGGGGaacatttacaatactaaaattaaaatcatcccttttGTCACAGATTTTGGTATGTacaatattgtcataaatagagagatgtaaatctaaaaatgaagcatcagtatctgaattgttagttttaattaactgaagctccctaggataaatagtacccactaaatgaccaaaaaaaaacccccggattatccatattaagaatatcatccagatagcgtgatatattattaaatgcagttataatatctgcctgcgtatctggaaaAAGaagctcaacataaagtctctttcataacaatataaaaacaaatctgcgacaaggggtgcacaatttgttcccatgggaatactaacaacttgtctaaaaactgcattcccaaacctgatgtaaatgttgttcaataaaaaggaaatggctttacaaacttcgtcacaggtccacattgtataatgtttaataacgAATATACAATTATCATCACTTTTATGCCATTATAATGTGTCCTtaaattctccaccatacttttcataactctgtttgtaCGAGATGCATGATCTAGCTGTCATTTATGTAAAGAATGGGGTCaaacaagttgtaaatgcaatattatCGAAACCTAATAATGCAGCAcatgaactagagctatcacttaaagtgatgaatgtacccccgcatgcactgacacagtacattgcaatttgacgcacacaagattgcataaagatgtggactgtatgtacatagactgtatgtatacagtatagtagcAAAAAACAAAGTATCATAACTaggcagaatatttatcttaaagagcgtaacatgcaccatgcacaactagggttggtactgatctcttacgtgaagtttcattaaattgtgtgcaatggttcggaagattaggcgcgcacaagattgtatatgcagactgtatgtacatagtatgttaacaagaaacaaagtcccataactctgcatccCCTTAATGTAACAGCATTGTTAGCCTGCATTATGATGAAGTTTCGTTAACATCCGTTGATACGTCACAAAATTACATTTCTTTCAGTCCATTAATGGGCGGAGTGTGGTAATTTGGGACACGCTAGTGCCCATTTTATTCGTTAAATGCAAGTTACATTATATCATATTGACGT
The Mercenaria mercenaria strain notata unplaced genomic scaffold, MADL_Memer_1 contig_3920, whole genome shotgun sequence genome window above contains:
- the LOC128553527 gene encoding uncharacterized protein LOC128553527 produces the protein MRIKSEKIQSDSVPNIGDIVIIKDELPRCCWRMARIVDIQRIKDNKVRSAEVQLATGRVLRRPLSLLFPLEIMENDSTTPNNLSNSDTDILNKMPVAGGCHKGKTNDTEPMRVFGAMQ